One Obesumbacterium proteus DNA window includes the following coding sequences:
- the leuS gene encoding leucine--tRNA ligase: MQEQYRPEDIESHVQRHWDEKKTFQVTEDASKEKYYCLSMLPYPSGRLHMGHVRNYTIGDVISRYQRMLGKNVLQPIGWDAFGLPAEGAAVKNKTAPAPWTYDNIEYMKNQLKLLGFGYDWSREIATCDPDYYRWEQWFFTKLYEKGMVYKKTSAVNWCPNDQTVLANEQVIDGCCWRCDTKVERKEIPQWFIKITAYADQLLNDLDTLENWPEQVKTMQRNWIGRSEGVEITFDVADSDEKVTVYTTRPDTFMGATYVAVAAGHPLAQLGAVNNPELVQFIDECRNTKVAEAEMATMEKKGMATGLFAIHPLTGEKLPVWVANFVLMEYGTGAVMAVPAHDQRDWEFATKYGLQIKPVILNLDGSEPDVQAEAMTDKGALFNSGEFDGLSHEAGFNAIADKLVEKGVGERKVNYRLRDWGVSRQRYWGAPIPMVTLEDGSVIPTPEDQLPVILPEDVVMDGITSPIKADPNWAKTTVNGQPALRETDTFDTFMESSWYYARYTCPQYNEGMLNPEAANYWLPVDQYVGGIEHAIMHLMYFRFFHKLMRDAGLVNSDEPAKRLLCQGMVLADAFYYTGVNGERNWVSPVDVTVERDEKGRITKAVDNEGREVIYAGMSKMSKSKNNGIDPQVMVERYGADTVRLFMMFASPAEMTLEWQESGVEGANRFLKRVWKLVYEHAQKGACAELNTASLNEDQKALRRDLHKTIAKVSDDIGRRQTFNTAIAAIMELMNKLARAPQESEQDRALMQEALLAVVRMLYPFTPHASFEMWTALGGEGDIDVAPWPQADEKAMVEDSKLIVVQVNGKVRGKITVAADATEQQVRELAGQEAQVAKYLDGVTIRKVIYVPGKLLNLVVG, encoded by the coding sequence CGTAACTACACTATCGGTGATGTGATTTCCCGCTACCAACGCATGCTGGGTAAAAACGTTCTCCAACCAATCGGTTGGGATGCATTCGGTCTGCCAGCAGAAGGCGCTGCGGTTAAGAATAAAACAGCACCTGCTCCGTGGACTTACGACAACATCGAATACATGAAGAACCAGCTTAAACTGCTGGGCTTCGGCTACGATTGGAGCCGTGAAATCGCGACCTGCGATCCTGATTACTATCGTTGGGAACAGTGGTTCTTCACTAAGCTGTACGAAAAAGGCATGGTTTATAAGAAAACCTCAGCCGTTAACTGGTGCCCGAATGACCAGACCGTACTGGCTAACGAACAGGTTATTGATGGATGCTGCTGGCGTTGCGACACCAAAGTCGAACGTAAAGAAATCCCTCAGTGGTTCATTAAAATCACCGCTTATGCAGACCAACTGCTAAACGATCTGGATACGCTGGAAAACTGGCCTGAGCAGGTCAAAACCATGCAGCGTAACTGGATTGGCCGTTCTGAAGGCGTTGAAATTACTTTCGACGTCGCAGACAGCGATGAGAAAGTGACCGTTTATACAACGCGTCCAGATACCTTCATGGGTGCAACTTACGTTGCCGTCGCTGCGGGTCATCCTCTGGCTCAGCTTGGTGCGGTTAACAACCCTGAACTGGTTCAATTCATCGACGAATGCCGTAATACCAAAGTTGCCGAAGCAGAAATGGCGACCATGGAGAAAAAAGGCATGGCCACCGGCCTGTTTGCGATTCACCCACTGACGGGCGAAAAACTGCCTGTTTGGGTAGCAAACTTCGTTCTGATGGAATACGGCACCGGTGCCGTAATGGCCGTTCCTGCTCACGATCAGCGTGACTGGGAGTTCGCCACCAAATACGGTTTACAGATTAAGCCTGTTATCCTGAATCTGGACGGTAGCGAGCCTGACGTTCAGGCAGAAGCTATGACCGATAAAGGCGCGCTGTTCAATTCCGGTGAATTTGACGGCCTGAGCCACGAAGCTGGCTTTAACGCCATCGCTGACAAACTGGTCGAGAAAGGCGTTGGTGAGCGTAAAGTGAACTATCGTCTGCGCGACTGGGGTGTTTCTCGTCAGCGTTACTGGGGCGCACCAATCCCAATGGTCACTCTGGAAGACGGTAGCGTCATTCCAACGCCAGAAGATCAGCTGCCGGTTATTCTGCCTGAAGATGTGGTAATGGATGGGATCACAAGCCCAATCAAAGCCGATCCAAACTGGGCAAAAACCACTGTCAACGGCCAACCAGCGCTGCGTGAAACGGATACCTTTGATACCTTTATGGAATCTTCATGGTATTACGCACGCTACACCTGCCCTCAGTACAATGAAGGCATGCTGAATCCAGAAGCCGCTAACTACTGGCTGCCGGTTGATCAGTATGTTGGTGGTATCGAACATGCCATCATGCATCTGATGTACTTCCGCTTCTTCCATAAACTGATGCGCGATGCTGGTTTGGTGAACTCTGATGAGCCTGCTAAACGTCTGCTGTGTCAGGGCATGGTGCTGGCTGATGCCTTCTATTACACCGGCGTAAACGGCGAGCGTAACTGGGTTTCCCCTGTTGACGTTACCGTTGAGCGCGATGAGAAAGGCCGCATCACCAAAGCCGTTGATAACGAAGGCCGCGAAGTTATTTATGCTGGCATGAGCAAAATGTCCAAGTCTAAAAACAACGGCATCGACCCTCAGGTCATGGTTGAGCGTTACGGCGCAGATACCGTTCGTCTGTTCATGATGTTCGCTTCTCCGGCTGAAATGACGCTGGAATGGCAGGAATCAGGCGTTGAAGGTGCTAACCGCTTCCTGAAACGTGTTTGGAAACTGGTTTACGAACATGCACAGAAAGGCGCATGCGCAGAACTGAACACAGCTAGCCTGAACGAAGATCAGAAAGCGCTGCGTCGCGATCTGCATAAAACCATTGCTAAAGTCAGCGATGATATTGGCCGTCGTCAAACCTTTAACACCGCTATCGCGGCGATTATGGAGCTGATGAACAAGCTGGCTCGTGCTCCACAAGAGAGCGAGCAAGACCGTGCGCTGATGCAGGAAGCTCTGCTGGCCGTGGTTCGTATGCTGTATCCGTTCACCCCGCACGCCAGCTTCGAAATGTGGACGGCGTTGGGCGGCGAAGGCGATATCGACGTTGCTCCGTGGCCACAAGCCGACGAAAAAGCGATGGTAGAAGATTCTAAGCTGATCGTGGTTCAGGTTAATGGTAAAGTCCGTGGCAAGATCACCGTTGCGGCTGATGCCACTGAACAGCAGGTTCGCGAACTTGCAGGTCAAGAAGCTCAGGTCGCCAAATATCTCGACGGCGTGACCATTCGTAAAGTGATTTACGTTCCGGGTAAACTGCTGAACCTAGTTGTAGGTTGA